In the genome of Tropicibacter oceani, one region contains:
- a CDS encoding TRAP transporter substrate-binding protein has product MKNLTKFLAATALTCAAATAASADKWDMPLAYSATNFHSENAAQFAACVTEKTGGATEIVTHPSGSLFAGNDIKRAVQTGQAPIGERLISAHENENPLFGVDSIPFLATSFDDHEKLWEVAGPKIAEVLADQNLVYLYSVAWPPQGLYFKKPIESVADMKGIKFRSYSTATARMAELTGMLPVQVEAAELSQALATGVAESFISSGATGYDRKVWEHLTHFYEVDAWLPRNIIFANKDAWDALDDAGKAAMTDCAAEAKTRGLQMSKDYTQFTLNGLKEGGMEVGRAGDALVDELKAIGETMTAEWLENAGDEGKAIVDAYKAMQ; this is encoded by the coding sequence ATGAAGAACCTGACCAAATTCCTGGCCGCAACGGCCCTGACCTGCGCCGCAGCCACAGCCGCCAGCGCCGACAAATGGGACATGCCGCTGGCCTATTCGGCCACCAACTTTCATTCCGAGAACGCCGCGCAATTCGCCGCCTGCGTCACCGAAAAGACCGGCGGCGCGACGGAAATCGTCACGCACCCCTCGGGGTCACTGTTCGCGGGCAACGACATCAAGCGCGCCGTGCAGACCGGGCAGGCCCCGATCGGCGAGCGTCTGATTTCCGCCCATGAAAACGAAAACCCGCTGTTCGGCGTCGACAGCATCCCCTTCCTTGCGACCTCGTTCGACGATCACGAAAAGCTGTGGGAAGTCGCCGGGCCGAAGATCGCCGAAGTGCTGGCCGATCAGAACCTGGTCTATCTCTATTCCGTGGCCTGGCCGCCGCAGGGGCTGTATTTCAAGAAGCCCATTGAATCCGTGGCCGACATGAAGGGCATCAAGTTCCGCAGCTATTCCACCGCCACCGCCCGCATGGCCGAGCTGACCGGCATGCTGCCGGTGCAGGTCGAGGCGGCGGAACTGTCCCAGGCGCTGGCCACCGGCGTGGCGGAATCCTTCATTTCCTCCGGTGCGACGGGCTATGACCGCAAGGTATGGGAACACCTGACCCACTTCTACGAAGTCGACGCCTGGCTGCCGCGCAACATCATCTTTGCCAACAAGGATGCCTGGGACGCGCTGGACGACGCAGGCAAGGCGGCGATGACCGACTGCGCCGCCGAGGCCAAGACCCGCGGCCTGCAAATGTCCAAGGACTATACCCAGTTCACCCTGAACGGGCTGAAAGAGGGCGGCATGGAAGTCGGCCGCGCCGGCGATGCGCTGGTCGATGAACTGAAAGCAATCGGCGAGACCATGACCGCCGAGTGGCTGGAAAACGCGGGCGACGAGGGCAAGGCCATCGTCGATGCCTACAAGGCCATGCAATAA
- a CDS encoding NAD(P)/FAD-dependent oxidoreductase, producing the protein MSATAKTIAIIGAGIVGVSTAIWLQRDGHRVILIDRLDPGEGASHGNGGVLASCSVVPVPVPGLLKKAPRMLLDPGQPLFLKWGYLPRLAPWLIKYLRHANADDARRTAQAMTPIIGDSLADHQALSAGTGAEGYVVPSDYVYLYKDRAAYEADSFGWGIRRDQGFTWDEMSGDDWRAYDPAFSDQIGFAARFGNHGRITDPGAYVKALARHVQAQGGQVIKAEATGLVRDGGRVTGVRAGGEVIACDAAVLAMGAWSKKLSDMLGLDVPLESERGYHLELWEPSVMPKAPVMVASGKFVATPMDGRLRLAGIVEFGGLTAAPSKAPFDLLRNNIRAAMPGLTWKREVEWMGHRPAPSDSIPLIGEVPGASGAWLGFGHHHVGLTGGPKTGRLLAQLITGRTPNVDVTPYSPSRFAKSA; encoded by the coding sequence ATGAGCGCCACAGCCAAAACCATTGCCATCATCGGCGCGGGCATCGTCGGGGTGTCCACAGCGATCTGGCTGCAACGCGACGGCCACAGGGTGATCCTGATCGACCGGCTGGACCCGGGCGAAGGCGCAAGCCATGGCAATGGCGGCGTGCTGGCCAGTTGCTCGGTCGTGCCGGTGCCGGTGCCCGGACTGCTGAAGAAAGCGCCGCGGATGTTGCTGGACCCCGGCCAACCGCTGTTCCTGAAGTGGGGCTACCTGCCCCGGCTGGCCCCCTGGCTGATCAAGTACCTGCGCCATGCCAATGCCGATGACGCCCGCCGCACCGCGCAGGCGATGACGCCGATCATCGGCGACAGCCTGGCCGATCATCAGGCGCTGAGCGCGGGCACCGGGGCCGAGGGCTATGTGGTCCCGTCGGACTACGTCTATCTGTACAAGGACCGCGCCGCCTATGAGGCGGACAGTTTCGGCTGGGGCATTCGCCGCGATCAGGGGTTCACCTGGGACGAGATGTCGGGCGACGACTGGCGCGCCTATGATCCGGCTTTTTCCGACCAGATCGGCTTTGCCGCGCGCTTTGGCAACCACGGGCGGATCACCGACCCCGGCGCCTATGTCAAGGCGCTGGCCCGCCACGTGCAGGCGCAGGGCGGACAGGTCATCAAGGCCGAGGCGACGGGCCTTGTGCGGGACGGCGGGCGCGTGACCGGGGTGCGCGCCGGGGGCGAGGTGATCGCCTGCGACGCGGCGGTTCTGGCCATGGGCGCCTGGTCGAAAAAGCTGTCTGACATGCTGGGGCTGGATGTGCCGCTGGAAAGCGAGCGCGGCTATCACCTGGAGTTGTGGGAGCCGTCAGTCATGCCAAAGGCGCCGGTCATGGTGGCCAGCGGCAAATTCGTCGCAACGCCCATGGACGGGCGGTTGCGGCTGGCCGGGATCGTGGAATTCGGCGGACTGACGGCGGCTCCGTCGAAAGCGCCGTTCGATCTGCTGCGCAACAACATCAGGGCGGCCATGCCCGGCCTGACCTGGAAACGCGAGGTCGAATGGATGGGGCACCGCCCTGCCCCGTCCGATTCGATCCCGCTGATCGGCGAGGTGCCGGGCGCCAGCGGTGCCTGGCTGGGCTTTGGCCACCACCACGTCGGGCTGACCGGCGGGCCGAAAACCGGGCGCCTGCTGGCGCAATTGATCACCGGGCGCACCCCCAATGTTGACGTGACCCCCTATTCTCCGTCACGCTTCGCAAAGAGTGCATAA
- a CDS encoding enolase C-terminal domain-like protein yields the protein MGDLDQKIIAMDLWPLVLPVVSRRDHGIGSVAGSVEVIVLRLRAEGGAAGWGEASPWVVFTGSPEASFAALDRYLRPLVIGRRIADRAAIMADAARAVAHCPEAKAALDTALLDLTGRISGLPVWALLGGLAQGRLPLSVSIANPEFEADIALMARLQADGVGLIKLKAGFAGHAFDIMRLERIAQDFPDFRVRVDFNQGLPPDEAERRVRDVAGFGPEFIEQPVAAHHFGLMARLRDQIPCPLLADESVFGPEDMARAAREGICDGVSVKIMKAGSLARAQAVARMAAAHGLSAYGGDMFETGLAHLAGAHMIAATPEITLGCEFYQARYYLQDDLLETPFPVEGGHVIVPEGPGLGIAPDLDKLSHFKSMRAA from the coding sequence ATGGGCGATCTGGATCAAAAGATCATCGCGATGGACCTGTGGCCGCTGGTTTTGCCGGTGGTGTCGCGGCGCGATCATGGCATCGGGTCGGTCGCCGGCAGCGTCGAGGTGATCGTGCTGCGCCTGCGCGCCGAGGGCGGCGCGGCGGGTTGGGGTGAAGCCAGCCCCTGGGTGGTTTTCACCGGCTCGCCTGAGGCCAGTTTTGCCGCGCTGGATCGTTATCTGCGCCCGCTTGTGATCGGTCGGAGGATTGCCGACCGGGCCGCGATCATGGCCGATGCCGCGCGCGCCGTCGCCCATTGCCCCGAGGCGAAGGCTGCCCTCGACACTGCCCTTCTGGACCTGACCGGGCGGATTTCGGGCCTGCCGGTCTGGGCCTTGCTGGGCGGGTTGGCACAGGGGCGGTTGCCGCTGTCGGTGTCCATCGCCAATCCGGAATTCGAGGCCGACATCGCCCTGATGGCGCGGTTGCAGGCCGATGGTGTGGGGCTGATCAAGCTCAAGGCCGGGTTTGCCGGGCATGCCTTTGACATCATGCGGCTGGAACGGATCGCGCAGGATTTCCCGGATTTCCGGGTGCGGGTCGATTTCAACCAGGGCCTGCCCCCCGACGAGGCCGAGCGCCGCGTGCGCGATGTGGCCGGCTTTGGCCCCGAGTTCATCGAACAGCCCGTGGCCGCGCATCATTTCGGCCTGATGGCGCGGCTGCGCGATCAGATCCCCTGCCCCCTTCTGGCCGATGAATCGGTCTTTGGCCCCGAGGACATGGCCCGCGCCGCGCGCGAGGGGATTTGCGACGGGGTGTCGGTCAAGATCATGAAGGCGGGGTCGCTGGCCCGGGCGCAGGCGGTGGCGCGCATGGCCGCCGCCCATGGGCTGAGCGCCTATGGCGGCGACATGTTCGAAACCGGGCTGGCGCATCTGGCGGGCGCGCACATGATTGCCGCGACGCCCGAAATCACCCTTGGCTGCGAATTCTACCAGGCGCGCTATTACCTGCAGGACGACCTGCTGGAAACGCCCTTTCCCGTTGAGGGCGGCCATGTCATCGTTCCCGAAGGGCCGGGGCTGGGCATCGCGCCGGACCTGGACAAACTGAGCCATTTCAAAAGCATGAGGGCCGCATGA
- a CDS encoding aspartate/glutamate racemase family protein, which yields MGNEGRIARGGKSIYGAAVGILMLDARFPRIPGDMGNAGTWDFPVLYRVVRDASPDRVVRGGAQGMLPAFIDAAHDLVADGVDGVTTNCGFLSLFQDELSKALPVPVVTSSLCQVDMVNRLLPHGKRAGVLTISASTLTPAHLAGARVPEGTPIGTTEGGREFTRAILGNEYQLNVDLARQDNVDAARALQKAHPDLGAFVLECTNMCPYAADITAATGLPCFSMVSLVSWFQSGLMPRAY from the coding sequence ATGGGCAACGAAGGCAGGATCGCGCGCGGCGGCAAATCGATCTACGGCGCGGCGGTGGGCATTTTGATGCTGGACGCCCGGTTCCCGCGCATTCCCGGCGATATGGGCAATGCGGGAACATGGGATTTCCCGGTGCTTTACCGCGTGGTGCGCGATGCCTCGCCCGACCGGGTGGTGCGGGGCGGGGCGCAGGGGATGTTGCCCGCCTTCATCGACGCGGCGCACGATCTGGTGGCGGACGGGGTGGACGGGGTCACCACGAACTGCGGGTTCCTGTCGCTGTTCCAGGATGAACTGTCCAAGGCGCTGCCGGTTCCTGTCGTGACTTCGTCCCTGTGTCAGGTCGACATGGTCAACCGGCTGTTGCCGCATGGCAAACGGGCGGGAGTGCTGACGATCTCCGCCTCGACCCTGACGCCGGCGCATCTGGCGGGCGCGCGGGTGCCCGAAGGCACGCCCATCGGCACAACCGAGGGCGGGCGCGAATTCACCCGCGCGATTCTGGGCAATGAATATCAGTTGAACGTCGATCTGGCGCGTCAGGACAATGTCGATGCGGCCAGGGCGCTGCAAAAGGCGCATCCCGATCTGGGGGCTTTCGTGCTGGAATGCACCAACATGTGCCCCTATGCGGCGGATATCACGGCAGCCACCGGGCTGCCGTGTTTTTCGATGGTCAGTCTTGTCAGCTGGTTCCAGTCCGGGCTGATGCCGCGGGCCTACTGA
- a CDS encoding LysR family transcriptional regulator: MPLRFRQLQAFHAIIETGTVTGAAAQLGISQPGLSNLLAQLEREVRFRLFDRQRGRLIPTPEAEILFREVETVVRGLDHVAQAVSDLQNKQAGQLQVASQHSISFGFMPRLIARFARERPDLAISFQSQYSTKIQEWVASGLFEIGICERPLIQDAFTVHPFYFETRLALPEGHALARHDVLTPQLLDNEPFIVMGPEHMTHRRTREAFQAAGALLHARVHSHLFRNLLSFVKEGMGVALLDPFALEYDAGGGFVSRPFRPRILMDMCVITSRARPLSAVGQAFLDLLLQELAAIAVLEPDLT, encoded by the coding sequence ATGCCTTTGCGTTTTCGCCAGCTTCAGGCCTTTCACGCCATCATTGAAACCGGCACCGTCACCGGCGCCGCCGCGCAATTGGGCATCTCGCAGCCCGGTCTGTCGAACCTGCTGGCCCAGCTCGAACGCGAGGTCCGCTTTCGCCTGTTCGATCGCCAGCGCGGCCGCCTGATTCCCACCCCCGAGGCCGAGATCCTGTTCCGCGAGGTCGAAACCGTGGTGCGCGGCCTTGATCACGTCGCTCAGGCGGTCAGCGATCTGCAGAACAAACAGGCCGGGCAGTTGCAGGTCGCCTCGCAGCACTCGATTTCCTTTGGCTTCATGCCGCGCCTGATCGCGCGTTTTGCCCGCGAACGCCCCGACCTGGCGATTTCCTTTCAGTCGCAATACTCGACGAAGATCCAGGAATGGGTCGCCTCGGGCCTGTTCGAAATCGGCATCTGCGAACGGCCCCTGATCCAGGACGCCTTTACCGTCCACCCGTTCTATTTCGAAACCCGGCTGGCCCTGCCCGAAGGCCACGCGCTGGCCCGACACGACGTGCTGACCCCGCAGCTGCTGGACAATGAGCCCTTCATCGTCATGGGCCCCGAACACATGACCCACCGCCGCACCCGCGAGGCGTTTCAGGCCGCCGGTGCCCTGCTGCACGCAAGGGTGCATTCCCACCTGTTCCGCAACCTGCTCAGCTTTGTCAAAGAGGGGATGGGCGTCGCCCTGCTGGACCCTTTCGCGCTGGAATACGACGCGGGCGGCGGCTTTGTCTCGCGCCCGTTCCGGCCGCGCATCCTGATGGACATGTGCGTGATCACCTCGCGCGCGCGGCCGCTGTCAGCTGTGGGGCAGGCCTTTCTCGACCTGCTGCTGCAGGAACTGGCGGCCATCGCGGTGCTAGAGCCCGATCTGACCTGA
- a CDS encoding TRAP transporter small permease: MAQLRRMLDALYLTGGVIAAIFTVLILLIIVAQMVARWTGQVFPGATDYAGYCMAGASFFAFAYALNHGTHIRVSLALNAMGKYRRWGETFCFAIGAVTTTFLARYAIKVTQESHKFRDVSQGQDATPLWIPQVLMAVGAVLLAIAFWDNLIRLLATGTTNVREDLVDQSHAE; the protein is encoded by the coding sequence ATGGCTCAGCTGCGCCGCATGCTTGATGCGCTCTATCTTACCGGGGGCGTGATTGCCGCCATCTTTACCGTGCTCATCCTGTTGATCATCGTCGCCCAGATGGTGGCGCGCTGGACCGGACAGGTCTTTCCCGGGGCTACCGATTACGCGGGCTACTGCATGGCGGGCGCGTCCTTTTTCGCCTTTGCCTATGCGTTGAACCACGGCACGCATATCCGCGTCAGCCTGGCGCTGAACGCCATGGGAAAATACCGCCGCTGGGGCGAAACCTTTTGCTTTGCCATCGGCGCCGTCACCACCACCTTTCTTGCCCGCTATGCCATCAAGGTCACGCAGGAAAGCCACAAGTTCCGCGATGTCAGCCAGGGCCAGGACGCGACCCCGCTGTGGATTCCGCAGGTGCTGATGGCGGTGGGCGCGGTGCTTTTGGCCATCGCCTTCTGGGACAACCTCATTCGCCTTTTGGCCACCGGCACCACGAACGTCCGCGAGGACCTCGTCGATCAGTCTCACGCGGAGTAG
- a CDS encoding thiamine pyrophosphate-binding protein, with translation MTDSNQMNGAEAMVRMLEAQGVTHIFGLCGDTTLPFYDAMLQLDHGITHVLTRDERCAAYMADGYARVTGRVGVCEGPSGGGATYILPGLIEANESSYAVLAITTDISVGSYGKFPLTEVDQEALMRPLTKYNTVIKQAAHIPRMVRAAFRAMTSGRSGAAHLGLPYDIQYDPVEVSDIWGDASFASYPAHPTGPEAAQVKAAVDAILSAKKPLIVCGGGVIIAGGCDGLARLAQRLDIAVATSISGKGSLSDDHRQSLGVVGSNGGTDETWEMMQEADLVVFMGCRAGSTTTSRWSAPKPGTRVVHFDNDPMTIGANYPTEVGVVGDLRLSLDMVNAVLDGMDGHPGFGGAARVADIKARKFARFAQLAASTETPIRPERIIDTLNRLLPENSVVVSDPGTTCPYYNAYGHRPQAGRHYITNRAHGALGYAIGAAIGAWFGRPEATVVAMMGDGSFGFSCGELETAARYNVPVTFIVLSNASFGWIKASQKDDKGGRYYNVDFGRTDNAKVAEGFGVKSWTVSDPADLDRVMAEALAHDGPTMIDVITQPLEQSAAPVMRWMG, from the coding sequence ATGACGGACAGCAATCAGATGAACGGCGCCGAGGCGATGGTCCGCATGCTCGAGGCGCAGGGCGTGACGCATATCTTTGGCCTGTGCGGCGACACCACCCTGCCGTTTTATGACGCCATGCTGCAGCTGGATCACGGTATCACCCATGTGCTGACCCGCGATGAACGCTGCGCCGCCTACATGGCCGATGGCTATGCCCGTGTGACGGGCCGTGTGGGCGTTTGCGAGGGGCCATCGGGGGGCGGCGCGACCTATATCCTGCCGGGGCTGATCGAAGCCAACGAAAGCTCCTATGCGGTGCTGGCGATCACCACCGATATTTCGGTCGGCTCCTACGGGAAATTCCCCCTGACCGAGGTCGACCAAGAGGCGCTGATGCGCCCGCTGACCAAGTACAACACCGTGATCAAACAGGCGGCGCATATCCCGCGCATGGTGCGCGCGGCGTTTCGGGCGATGACCTCGGGGCGGTCGGGGGCGGCGCATCTGGGGCTGCCCTATGACATCCAGTACGATCCGGTCGAGGTTTCGGACATTTGGGGGGACGCCAGTTTCGCCAGCTACCCGGCGCACCCGACAGGGCCAGAGGCGGCGCAGGTCAAGGCGGCGGTTGACGCGATCCTTTCGGCGAAAAAACCGCTGATCGTCTGCGGCGGCGGAGTGATCATCGCGGGCGGCTGCGACGGGCTGGCGCGGCTGGCGCAGCGGCTGGACATCGCGGTGGCCACCTCGATTTCCGGCAAGGGGTCACTGTCGGACGATCATCGCCAAAGCCTGGGCGTGGTGGGATCGAACGGCGGGACGGACGAGACATGGGAAATGATGCAAGAGGCCGATCTTGTCGTCTTCATGGGCTGCCGGGCCGGATCAACCACCACCTCGCGTTGGAGCGCGCCGAAACCCGGCACCCGCGTAGTGCATTTCGACAATGACCCGATGACCATCGGTGCCAACTACCCGACCGAGGTCGGCGTGGTGGGCGATCTGCGGTTGTCGCTGGACATGGTGAATGCCGTGCTGGACGGGATGGACGGGCATCCGGGCTTTGGCGGGGCGGCGCGTGTGGCGGACATCAAGGCGCGCAAATTTGCACGGTTTGCCCAGCTTGCAGCCAGCACCGAAACCCCGATCCGCCCCGAGCGGATCATCGACACGCTAAACCGGCTGCTGCCGGAAAACTCGGTCGTGGTCAGCGATCCCGGCACCACCTGCCCCTATTACAACGCCTACGGTCACCGCCCGCAGGCCGGGCGGCATTACATCACCAACCGCGCGCACGGGGCGCTTGGCTATGCCATCGGTGCCGCTATCGGGGCCTGGTTCGGGCGCCCCGAGGCAACCGTGGTGGCGATGATGGGCGACGGATCGTTCGGGTTCAGCTGCGGCGAGTTGGAGACCGCGGCGCGCTATAACGTGCCGGTGACCTTCATCGTGCTGTCCAACGCCAGTTTCGGCTGGATCAAGGCCAGCCAGAAGGACGACAAGGGCGGGCGCTATTACAACGTCGACTTTGGCCGCACCGACAATGCCAAGGTGGCCGAGGGCTTTGGCGTCAAGTCCTGGACTGTCTCGGACCCCGCCGACCTGGACCGCGTGATGGCCGAGGCGCTGGCGCATGACGGGCCGACCATGATCGACGTGATCACGCAACCGCTGGAGCAAAGCGCCGCCCCGGTCATGCGGTGGATGGGGTGA
- the metF gene encoding methylenetetrahydrofolate reductase [NAD(P)H], producing the protein MIRPEVSFEFFPPRNIEATFRLWDTVQVLSPLDPRFVSVTYGAGGTTRDLTRDAVAALHKHSGLRTAAHLTCVNATREETLGIARDFAAAGVTDIVALRGDPPKGSTGFEAHKDGFANSVELIEALAETGDFTIRVGAYPDRHPEASSQQADIDWLKRKIDAGATEALTQFFFEAETFFRFRDACVKAGIDAPIIPGILPIENWTGARRFAQNCGTHIPAWVDDAFDKAQRDGREDLLATAICTELCSDLIEGGVDSLHFYTLNRPELTRDVCFALGVTPAVKLEHVA; encoded by the coding sequence CACGGTTCAGGTTCTGTCGCCGCTGGACCCGCGCTTTGTTTCCGTCACCTATGGCGCCGGTGGCACCACCCGTGATCTGACCCGCGACGCGGTTGCCGCCCTGCACAAGCATTCGGGCCTGCGCACCGCCGCGCATCTGACCTGCGTCAACGCCACCCGCGAAGAAACCCTTGGGATTGCTCGCGATTTCGCCGCTGCCGGTGTCACCGACATCGTCGCGCTGCGCGGCGATCCGCCCAAGGGATCGACGGGTTTCGAGGCGCACAAGGACGGTTTTGCCAATTCTGTCGAACTGATCGAGGCGCTGGCCGAGACCGGTGATTTCACCATCCGCGTCGGCGCCTATCCTGACCGCCACCCCGAAGCCTCCAGCCAGCAGGCCGATATCGACTGGCTCAAGCGCAAGATCGACGCCGGCGCAACCGAGGCGCTGACCCAGTTCTTTTTCGAGGCCGAAACCTTTTTCCGGTTCCGCGATGCCTGCGTAAAGGCCGGGATCGACGCGCCCATCATTCCCGGCATCCTGCCGATCGAAAACTGGACCGGCGCGCGCCGCTTTGCCCAGAACTGCGGCACCCACATCCCCGCCTGGGTCGACGACGCCTTTGACAAGGCGCAGCGTGATGGCCGCGAGGACCTGCTGGCCACCGCCATCTGCACCGAGCTGTGCAGCGATCTGATCGAAGGCGGCGTGGACAGCCTGCATTTCTACACGCTGAACCGCCCGGAACTGACCCGCGATGTCTGCTTTGCCCTGGGCGTCACGCCCGCGGTCAAGCTGGAGCATGTGGCCTGA
- a CDS encoding TRAP transporter large permease, producing MEQFAPILIFLFVLFALLGSGVWVGLALMGVAWVGMELFTVRPAGDAMITVVWRSSSSWTLTALPLFIWMGEILYRTRLSEDMFRGLSPWMARLPGGLVHTNIVGCTVFAAVSGSSAATLTTVGKMSIPELRKRNYPEPMVIGTLAGAATLGLMIPPSLTLIVYGVTINESITKLFFAGILPGLVLALMFMAYVAVYSVASKSWQPTPEPPMSFMEKVQNSRFLIPVMLLIVVVIGSMYMGFATATEAAAFGVIGALVLAMTQGSLSWSTFSQSLMGAVRTSAMIALILSGAAFLSLSMGFTGLPRGLADLIASWELSRFELLMALLVFYIILGCFLDGISSVVLTMAVVEPMIREAGIDLIWFGIFIVVVVEMAQITPPIGFNLFVLQGMTEHQMGFIAKAAIPMFLIMVVMVFVLIAFPELATWLPDNIRQRPT from the coding sequence ATGGAACAATTTGCACCGATCCTGATCTTCTTGTTCGTGCTCTTCGCGCTGCTTGGCAGCGGTGTCTGGGTCGGCCTTGCGCTGATGGGTGTCGCCTGGGTGGGGATGGAGTTGTTCACCGTCCGCCCCGCGGGCGATGCCATGATCACCGTTGTCTGGCGATCCTCGTCCAGCTGGACGCTGACCGCCCTGCCCCTGTTCATCTGGATGGGTGAAATCCTGTACCGAACGCGATTGTCCGAGGACATGTTTCGCGGCCTGTCCCCCTGGATGGCGCGCCTGCCGGGCGGGTTGGTGCATACCAATATCGTCGGCTGCACGGTCTTTGCGGCCGTGTCGGGGTCCAGCGCCGCGACGCTGACCACGGTCGGGAAAATGTCGATCCCGGAACTGCGCAAGCGCAATTACCCCGAACCCATGGTCATCGGCACGCTGGCCGGGGCCGCCACCCTTGGCCTGATGATCCCGCCCAGCCTGACCCTCATCGTCTACGGCGTGACCATCAACGAAAGCATCACCAAGCTGTTCTTTGCCGGCATCCTGCCCGGCCTTGTTCTGGCGCTGATGTTCATGGCTTACGTGGCGGTCTACTCGGTCGCCTCCAAGTCCTGGCAGCCCACCCCCGAACCGCCGATGAGCTTCATGGAAAAGGTCCAGAACTCGCGCTTTTTAATCCCCGTGATGCTGCTGATCGTCGTGGTGATCGGGTCCATGTACATGGGGTTCGCCACCGCGACCGAAGCGGCGGCCTTTGGCGTGATCGGCGCGCTGGTTCTGGCCATGACCCAAGGGTCGCTGTCCTGGTCGACCTTTTCGCAAAGCCTGATGGGCGCAGTGCGCACCAGCGCGATGATCGCCCTGATCCTGTCGGGCGCGGCCTTCTTGTCGCTGTCGATGGGCTTTACCGGGTTGCCGCGCGGCCTTGCCGACCTGATCGCCAGTTGGGAGCTGTCGCGCTTCGAGCTGCTGATGGCGCTGCTGGTCTTCTACATCATCCTTGGCTGTTTCCTTGACGGGATATCCTCGGTCGTTTTGACCATGGCCGTGGTCGAACCGATGATCCGCGAGGCCGGCATCGACCTGATCTGGTTCGGCATCTTCATCGTGGTGGTCGTGGAAATGGCGCAGATCACCCCGCCGATCGGCTTCAACCTGTTCGTGCTTCAGGGCATGACCGAACACCAGATGGGCTTTATCGCCAAGGCGGCGATCCCGATGTTCCTGATCATGGTGGTCATGGTCTTCGTGCTGATCGCCTTTCCGGAACTGGCCACATGGCTGCCCGATAACATCCGGCAAAGACCGACGTGA